Proteins from a genomic interval of Granulicella sp. L56:
- the preA gene encoding NAD-dependent dihydropyrimidine dehydrogenase subunit PreA: MSKYNVKPNLSVNFAGIQSSNPFWLASAPTTNTGEQIMRAFDAGWGGAVWKTMGARVTNTSSRYSSINWNGQRMMGFSNIELISDRALEVNLRELAEVKKRYPKQTLIASLMVESTREAWHNVVQQAEDAGADGLELNFGCPHGMSERGMGSAVGQVPEYTEMITAWVKEKARTPVIVKLTPNITDIREVARAAKRGGADALAAINTINSITGIDLDTLIPQPDVDGRSSHGGYSGPAVKPIALNMVQQVMSDPEAMLPISGIGGIATWKDAAEFVLLGSGTVQVCTAVMQQGYRIVEDMIEGLENWMCEKGFHSIEDFRGLSLPKMTEWKDLNLNYKVVAHIDEAKCIGCGLCYTACWDGAHQCIHVDRVSGQVDGPIELHAKPSDVKAASRSNISVTPIPKLDGYLARQPYVTPLARVPRVDETECVGCNLCSLVCPVDACITMVEVKTHLPAETWEERSAACLTGESC, from the coding sequence ATGTCTAAGTACAACGTAAAACCGAATCTCTCCGTAAACTTTGCCGGTATCCAGTCGTCGAATCCATTCTGGCTGGCTTCCGCGCCGACGACCAACACCGGCGAGCAGATTATGCGGGCTTTCGATGCCGGATGGGGCGGAGCAGTTTGGAAGACGATGGGCGCGCGGGTGACGAATACCTCTTCGCGCTATTCGTCGATCAACTGGAATGGCCAGCGCATGATGGGCTTCAGCAATATCGAGTTGATCAGCGACCGTGCGCTTGAAGTGAATCTGCGTGAACTAGCTGAAGTGAAAAAGCGTTATCCGAAGCAGACGCTTATTGCTTCGTTGATGGTCGAATCGACGCGCGAGGCATGGCACAACGTTGTGCAGCAGGCGGAGGATGCTGGAGCCGATGGGCTGGAGTTGAACTTCGGTTGTCCTCATGGCATGAGCGAGCGCGGCATGGGTTCGGCGGTCGGCCAGGTGCCTGAGTATACGGAGATGATTACGGCTTGGGTGAAAGAGAAGGCGAGAACGCCGGTCATCGTTAAGCTGACGCCGAATATCACCGACATTCGCGAGGTGGCGCGAGCGGCGAAACGTGGCGGCGCTGATGCGCTTGCAGCTATCAACACTATCAACTCCATCACAGGCATCGATCTGGATACGTTGATTCCGCAGCCGGATGTCGACGGCAGATCCTCGCATGGTGGTTATAGCGGACCAGCGGTGAAGCCGATTGCGCTCAATATGGTGCAGCAGGTGATGAGCGATCCAGAGGCGATGCTGCCTATCTCTGGAATTGGCGGCATTGCTACATGGAAAGATGCCGCCGAGTTTGTCCTGCTGGGTTCAGGCACAGTGCAGGTTTGCACTGCGGTGATGCAGCAGGGATATCGCATCGTCGAAGACATGATCGAAGGGCTTGAGAACTGGATGTGCGAGAAGGGCTTTCACTCCATCGAGGACTTTCGTGGGCTGAGCTTGCCGAAGATGACCGAATGGAAAGACCTGAATCTGAACTACAAGGTCGTCGCGCATATCGATGAGGCGAAGTGCATTGGCTGCGGTCTTTGTTACACAGCTTGTTGGGATGGAGCGCATCAGTGTATTCATGTCGACCGCGTGAGCGGGCAAGTTGATGGCCCTATCGAGTTGCACGCGAAGCCGTCCGACGTGAAAGCAGCGAGTCGAAGCAATATTTCGGTCACTCCGATTCCTAAGCTTGATGGCTATTTGGCGCGTCAACCTTATGTAACTCCGCTTGCTCGCGTTCCTCGTGTGGACGAGACGGAGTGTGTTGGCTGCAATCTGTGCT